A genomic region of Rhipicephalus sanguineus isolate Rsan-2018 chromosome 3, BIME_Rsan_1.4, whole genome shotgun sequence contains the following coding sequences:
- the LOC119385133 gene encoding uncharacterized protein LOC119385133, translated as MEQQHLISKDDSPRRVRMESSPTTSAVGFHLINKKVIIFLVSAVAVLGCALALNLVHIYGAPAFTAETASTGSQEEDYLSMPASVAAAPVHVDPTMERAPPVESAPALPRRAAVLPAAVAESGEPVDIAAFTQYAAGEDDSSGGNDTR; from the exons ATGGAGCAGCAGCATCTGATCTCGAAGGATGACTCCCCCAGGCGCGTCCGAATGGAAAGCTCGCCCACCACGTCGGCCGTCGGCTTCCACCTGATAAACAAGAAG GTTATCATCTTCTTGGTCTCTGCCGTGGCTGTGCTGGGATGCGCGTTGGCGCTGAACCTGGTCCACATTTACGGGGCGCCGGCGTTCACGGCCGAGACGGCAAGTACGGGGTCGCAGGAGGAGGATTACCTGTCGATGCCGGCGTCCGTCGCCGCCGCGCCGGTACATGTGGATCCGACAATGGAGCGGGCACCACCTGTCGAGTCGGCGCCGGCTTTGCCGCGCCGTGCAGCCGTGCTGCCAGCCGCTGTCGCGGAGAGTGGCGAGCCCGTAGATATCGCCGCCTTCACGCAGTATGCGGCCGGCGAGGACGACAGCAGCGGCGGCAACGACACG AGGTGA
- the LOC125756113 gene encoding uncharacterized protein LOC125756113, which yields MEPRCLEPVQMTLCPANASRWPAFFFDGRHCLTPVSVPPPGCLEGTNRFRSLGHCRAACQGQGARAECREPVRLVPCRREHVKRGWFYPANGSCVEWGFPEGSCVNVRLRLFQSMQQCLLDCVQHDAPACREYPVGQRCGEYQVNYPVYSAANKNGRFECLTVDPADKLCLLGPNMFPSYRACARACLVS from the exons ATGGAGCCTCGGTGCCTGGAGCCCGTCCAGATGACGCTGTGCCCCGCGAACGCGAGTCGGTGGCCGGCTTTCTTCTTCGACGGCCGGCACTGCTTGACGCCGGTTAGTGTGCCGCCGCCTGGATGCCTGGAAGGCACCAACCGCTTCCGCTCTTTGGGTCACTGCCGCGCCGCCTGCCAG GGCCAAGGCGCGCGTGCCGAGTGCCGCGAGCCGGTGCGCCTGGTGCCGTGCCGGCGGGAGCACGTGAAGCGAGGCTGGTTCTATCCGGCCAACGGCAGCTGCGTCGAGTGGGGCTTCCCGGAGGGCAGCTGCGTCAACGTGCGTCTGCGCCTCTTCCAGAGCATGCAGCAGTGCCTGCTCGACTGCGTGCAGCACGACGCGCCCGCCTGCCGGGAGTACCCCGTCGGCCAGCGATGCGGAGAGTACCAG GTGAACTACCCGGTGTACTCTGCCGCGAACAAGAATGGACGTTTCGAGTGCCTGACGGTGGACCCGGCAGACAAGCTCTGCCTGCTGGGTCCCAACATGTTCCCCAGCTACCGAGCATGCGCCCGCGCTTGTCTCGTTTCGTga
- the LOC119385132 gene encoding uncharacterized protein LOC119385132, whose amino-acid sequence MQARSERGLEPSSTQASPVRDARSSSIISSLPDTTSIKSRTSSVSDGSGAELSAVLVDSVGDRPRRSLLHLSLTSTVGIFALVAIAAFAFSVLRAGSTAFQEDLGAMAATESEEAVLVNGVPLVDEPPPAPRRQIKYGFEDEPVHWKVSSVAELDLGAGTEKGSKPQCGQFQFSFCSERKGGGAYFDPTLASCLAVSPELVYVCNRSPNRFSSLEECRRSCVEPVRPHRRCMATPVFSLCDRELTKSWWFSNGTQCEEWRFPLGLCPAQKSSVFSSARQCSDSCLRPRDKLHCCHRPEPHVCTLGQLKYPYFAAVGYDGCFRCLEATASALMGYQCLIGANRFDTIDACNSTCVDDSGDHE is encoded by the exons ATGCAAGCCAGGTCCGAACGCGGTCTCGAACCTTCGTCGACACAGGCTTCCCCCGTGCGGGATGCGCGCTCCTCGTCGATCATCTCGTCGCTGCCGGACACGACGTCCATCAAATCGAGGACGTCGTCAGTCTCTGACGGCAGCGGCGCGGAGCTTTCGGCGGTGCTCGTGGACTCTGTCGGCGACAGGCCGCGGCGCTCGCTCCTGCACCTCTCGCTGACTTCCACGGTGGGCATTTTCGCACTTGTGGCCATCGCGGCGTTCGCCTTCAGCGTGCTGCGGGCCGGCTCGACCGCCTTTCAGGAAGACCTTGGCGCTATGGCCGCCACCGAGAGCGAGGAAGCCGTCCTCGTGAATGGCGTGCCCTTGGTAGATGAACCCCCGCCCGCTCCGAGACGGCAGATCAAGTACGGCTTCGAGGACGAGCCCGTGCACTGGAAAGTGAGCTCTGTCGCAGAGCTCGATTTGGGTGCTGGCACGGAGAAGGGG TCGAAACCTCAGTGCGGCCAGTTCCAGTTCTCCTTCTGCAGCGAGCGCAAGGGCGGCGGCGCGTACTTTGATCCAACGCTGGCGTCTTGCCTAGCGGTCTCGCCCGAACTCGTCTACGTGTGCAACCGAAGCCCCAATCGGTTTTCCTCGCTAGAGGAGTGCCGCCGTAGCTGCGTCGAGCCCGTAAGGCCTCATAGACGGTGCATGGCGACGCCAGTGTTCTCGCTCTGCGACAG GGAACTGACGAAGAGCTGGTGGTTCTCAAACGGCACCCAGTGCGAAGAGTGGCGCTTCCCGCTGGGTCTGTGCCCGGCGCAGAAAAGCTCGGTGTTCTCGAGCGCGCGTCAGTGCAGCGACAGCTGCCTGAGACCGCGGGACAAGCTGCATTGCTGTCACCGACCCGAGCCGCACGTCTGCACTCTCGGGCAGCTCAAGTACCCGTATTTTGCGGCGGTCGGGTACGACGGATGCTTCCG GTGCCTCGAGGCGACCGCGAGTGCGCTGATGGGCTACCAGTGCCTAATCGGCGCCAACCGATTCGACACGATAGACGCGTGCAACAGCACCTGCGTCGACGACAGCGGCGACCACGAATGA